One segment of Variovorax paradoxus DNA contains the following:
- the chrA gene encoding chromate efflux transporter has product MSESEEADKQDSALAAALPTSEPAPQGSALEVFVAFSKLGLTSFGGPVAHLGYFRTEFVERRAWLDDRSYSDLVALCQFLPGPASSQVGIALGLGRAGWLGAFCAWVGFTLPSAAALILFALGVTQWAALAQSGAVHGLKVVAVAIVAQAVWGMAKTLCADRLRAGVAIVAALFMLAVPSAMGQVGAIVAGGIAGRWAVQLGHLPVAEHRDYGISKRTGAAMLLKFGLLLVLLPVLAAAVRLPALSAISSFYQSGALVFGGGHVVLPLLQASVVPTGLVTNDAFLAGYGAAQAVPGPLFTFAAYLGAVMTGTLGGWVGGLTLLVAIFVPAFLMVAGALPFWEPLRQRDGVQRAMAGVNAAVVGVLAAALYDPVWTSAIHSRADFGLALAAFGLLVYGRQSPVLVVALAAAAGWMLAL; this is encoded by the coding sequence ATGAGCGAAAGTGAAGAAGCAGACAAGCAGGACTCGGCGTTGGCCGCCGCTTTGCCAACAAGCGAGCCCGCACCGCAGGGCTCTGCCTTGGAGGTCTTTGTCGCCTTCTCGAAGCTCGGGCTGACCTCCTTCGGCGGGCCTGTCGCTCACCTCGGCTACTTCCGTACCGAGTTCGTCGAGCGTCGGGCGTGGTTGGACGACAGGAGCTACTCCGATCTGGTCGCGCTCTGTCAGTTTCTGCCAGGTCCCGCCAGCAGCCAAGTTGGCATCGCGTTAGGACTCGGACGCGCAGGGTGGCTGGGGGCATTCTGCGCATGGGTCGGTTTCACTCTTCCGTCCGCCGCAGCGCTCATCTTGTTCGCGCTGGGCGTCACCCAATGGGCCGCGTTGGCGCAATCAGGTGCGGTTCACGGCCTCAAGGTCGTTGCAGTTGCCATCGTTGCGCAGGCCGTATGGGGCATGGCCAAGACGCTTTGTGCGGACCGTCTGAGAGCGGGCGTGGCCATCGTAGCCGCGCTCTTTATGCTGGCCGTTCCGTCGGCGATGGGCCAGGTCGGTGCCATTGTTGCAGGTGGCATTGCAGGACGATGGGCGGTGCAACTCGGACACCTGCCGGTCGCGGAGCATCGCGACTACGGCATCAGCAAGAGAACGGGCGCAGCGATGCTCTTGAAGTTCGGCCTGTTGCTCGTACTGCTGCCGGTGCTGGCGGCCGCAGTTCGGTTGCCAGCTCTGTCGGCCATCTCGTCGTTCTACCAATCGGGCGCACTCGTGTTTGGCGGCGGGCATGTGGTGCTGCCGCTGCTGCAGGCGAGCGTCGTACCCACCGGCTTGGTCACCAACGATGCGTTCCTCGCCGGATACGGGGCCGCCCAAGCCGTGCCGGGTCCCTTGTTTACCTTCGCCGCTTACCTCGGGGCAGTGATGACTGGAACGCTTGGAGGATGGGTCGGTGGTCTGACGCTGCTCGTTGCCATCTTTGTTCCTGCGTTCCTGATGGTGGCCGGCGCCCTGCCGTTCTGGGAGCCGCTGCGCCAGCGCGACGGGGTGCAACGTGCGATGGCCGGTGTCAATGCCGCGGTGGTCGGCGTCTTGGCAGCCGCATTGTACGACCCGGTATGGACGAGCGCCATCCATTCACGCGCCGATTTCGGGCTGGCCCTGGCCGCCTTCGGCTTGCTGGTCTACGGGCGGCAGTCGCCTGTGCTGGTCGTGGCGCTTGCGGCGGCTGCGGGCTGGATGCTTGCGCTTTGA